From the Streptomyces nodosus genome, the window CCAGTTCGGCTCCTACACCCTCTCCCCGCTGGAGTTGGCGGGCATCCCCTACATCGGCGGCTACGGACTGACCGACGTCGAGTTCAAGAGCGTGCTCTCCTACCCCGTCAACGGCGGTCAGCCCGCGCTGCTGGCCGGGCTCGGCGAGGAACTGGGCAAGAGCTGCGGCCCGGTGGCCCTGGTGCGTCCCGACACCGTCGCCGGCGACCAGCTGCCCGTGCTGCTCGACTCCGGGCTGAAGGCCGGGAATCACGCGCCGGCCGAGGATGTGCGCGCGGCCGAGGAGGCCACCGAGCTCGACGAGCAGGCGCGCCGGGCCCTGGCGAGGGCGACCGGGAACCCGCAGGGCAAGGGGTGTGTGGTGCACGCGCTCGACGAGCGCACCAATACGTTCATGGACTCCTTCCGGCGTCTGAGCGGGGACTACCCGGCGGTGCGCACCGCCTCGGTGCTCGGCAGTGTCGACCAGTCGCTGATCGACGCCTCGGGCGGTGCCTCCGGCCCGTACGAAGGGGCGTATGTCAGCGGCTGGTACCCGGACGCGGGTGACTCGCGCTGGGACGGGATGAGGAAGGTGATCCGCGAACAGGCCTTCGGCGACAACCGGATCGACCCGGCGGACGCGGGCGTGCAGACCACCTGGATCGCCTACACGGTCCTGAGGCAGACCGTGGAGTCGCTCGGCGGCGGTGAGGTGTCCGCGCGCACCATCCGCTCGGCCCTCGACAGCGGTCTGCAGATCGACACGGGCGGACTGACGCCGCCCCTGCGCTGGCGCTTCCAGGATCTGACCGCCGTCGTCGACTTCCCCCGGCTGGTCAATTCCGATGTGACCCTGCAAGTCGTGCGCCGCGGGCGGCTGGTGTCGGCCCGCCAAGGGTTTGTGAATGTGGCGAAGACCCTGGAGAGCACGGCCCGGTAGGGCCCCCGCGCGTCACAGAGAACGTCGAAGCGGTGTGCGCCGCCACCCGGCCGGGAGGGCTCGGGGCGGCGGCGCACACCGCCGTGCTCACAGCTGGGTCGGCTGGCGCTGGGTCAGGCCGTACTGCTGGGCGATGGTGTTCCACAGCCGCGCGGCCTTCTCCTTCTCGGCGGTGGCCGTGCCGCTGGCCTTGTTGCCCTCCGCCGTCTCGCCGGTGGGGCGCGCCTGGCCCTTCTTGCACGCCTTCTTCTGGCCGGCGACCTGGTCGGCCCAGGCGGCGTAGTGGTTGTCGGCGGACTCGGACGCGCGCCAGGCGTTGGTGAGCGCGGTGGTCAGCTCCTCGTGGTCGGGCAGCTTGTCGACACCTATCTGGGACAGCCGGGTGACCAGCTCGTTGCGCTGCTTGGCCGCGTCCCGCAGATCGTTGGCCGCCTGGCCGAGGTTCTGGCACCCCTTGATCTCGTCGACCGCCTTGATCACCGCGCCGCGGCTGTTTCCGCTGTCGGCGAGCAGCTTGTCCAGCGCCTCGGCCTGTCCCTTGGCCGGATCGGCACCCTCGTCCTTCTGCTGCTCGGGAGCGCTCTCGGCCGGAGCGGTCGCCGCGACGGAGGTGCTGTCGTCGTCCTTGCGGTCGCTGCCGTCGCCCCCGCTGAGCAGGGCACCGGCCCCGATACCGAGGACGACGATGCCGATACCGGCGGCCGCCAGCAGCGGCACCCGGGAGGAGCCACGGCCGCCGCCTCCGTCGCCGCCGCTCCGCCGGGCCGCCGCCCGGCCGCCCGGCGCGTCGTCGAACTGCGGCAGATTCTGGGTGGACTCGGCGGCACCCGCGTCATGGCGGAACAGATTGTCGAACTCGGCCGGCGTCTGACGGTCACCGCCCGCCGCGTCCTGGCCCGCCCCGTACGGCGCCGGTCCCGGCTGACCGCCGGGCACGGGCGGCAGGTACTGGGTGGCCTGGGCGTCGGGATCGGCGCCGGGCCGGGGGCCGCCGGGGGCCCCGTGGAAGGGCGTCGCACCGTCCGCGGGGCTCTCCGGCGGCAGCGCCCCCGGTCCCACCGGCGGGATGTACTGCGTCGCGCCCTCGTCGGCCCCGGCGGGCACCGGGGGGATGTACTGCGTGGCGGCCTCGCCGACGGCGGGCGGCAGAGACGCCGCCCCCTGCTGGTGGGCGCCCGACTCCCAGGACGGCTGTGCGCCCGGGGCTCCCCACTCCGCCCCCGGGGCCGCACCGGGCTGCTGGGGCGCGCCCCACTGCTGCCCGGCGTCACCGTGCCAGTTCTGGGCGGGCGCCGACTGGGCGGACTGCCCCGGGCCCCACGGCTGGCCCCAGGCCTGGCCGCCGGCGGGAACGGCTGAACCGCTTGCTGCGGGCTGCTGGCCCGGCAGCAGGGGCTCGCCGCCGTCGGAGGGCAGCACGATGCCTTCGTGCGCGGGCCGCGCCGAGGGCTCCTCGCCCTGTCCACTCTGCGTCACCGGGACTCCTACGAATGGGGGACCTTCGGAATCGTCGGCCCACGCTACCGGGTCCCCCGAGCCGCATGCCACGCAGCACAGGGCGTGATCTTGTACCCAGGTGACCGGAGTAACAAAACCAGGACGCGAAGCGCTGTTTAAAGCCCTCCCCATTCACGCACCCGTCAGCCACCCTTCGTTCCCCGGGCCTTCACATCCCCGTGGGTGTGCCGTAAGGGTTCCGGCCGCAGCCCCTGGCGGCGGCTCCGGCCCCGGCGCTACGCCGCCGCCATGTCGAGCCGCGCCCCGAACTCCCGTACCGCCGCCTCCTCCCGGTACGGCTCCAGCCGCTGCCGCAGGTCCTCCAGATACTCGGCCCCGCGGTCGGACCGCAGCGTGCCGAGCAGTTCCACCGCCTTCAGACCCGTGTGGCAGGCCTGTTCGACCTCGCGCCGCTGCACCTGGGCCGTGGCGAGCAGCACATGGCCGATCGCCCGGCGCCGGGCCCGGGACTCGGGGTGTCCGGCGAGCGCCTCCTCCGCGTACCGCGCCGCCGCCTCGCCCTGTCCCAGGTCCCGGTGGCAGTGGGCCAGTTCGTCCGCCAGATACGCCCGGTCGAAGTGGGCGATCCAGGGCGGGTCGTCCCCGGACGACGCCTCGGACGACTCCAGCGCGGTGAGCGCCCGCCCCGACGCGAGCTGGGCCGCGCGGGCGTCGCCCAGCAGCGCGTGTCCGCGCGCCTCGGCGGCGTGGAACATCGCCTCCGCCCGCGGTGTCACCCGCCCACGGGCGCCCTCCTGGGCGGCGCGCGCCAACTGCGCGATCTCCCGGGGGTTTCCGAGCTGGGCCGCGAGATGGCTCATGGAGGCGGCGAGCACATAGCCGCCGTAGCCCCGGTCGCCGGCCGCCTGCGCCAGCCTGAGTGCCTGGATGTAGTACCGCTGGGCGAGTCCCGGCTGCCCGGTGTCCACGGCCATGTACCCGGCGAGTTCGGTCAGCCGCGCGACGGCGGCGAAGAGTTCACGTCCGACGGCGTCCCGGTAGGAGCCCGCCAGCAGCCCCGAGACGACGCTGTTGAGGTAGTGCACGACGACCGGGCGGACATGCCCGCTGCCGAACCGGTGGTCCAGGTCGACCAGCGCCTGGGTCATCGCCCGCACCGCGGCCACGTCCGAGGGACCCACCCGGGACCCTGCCGAGCGCGCGATCTGCGAGTCCGGGGTGGAGATGAGCCAGTCACGGCTCGGTTCGACGAGCGCCGACGCGGCGACCGAGGAGCCGGAGAGGAAGTCCCGGCGTCCGACGTCGCTGCGCCACAGCTCGCAGACCTGCTCTATGGCGCCGAGGACCGTCGGCGAGAACTGCAGGCCCACGCCCGAGGCGAGGTTCTTGCCGTTGGCCATGCCGATCTCGTCGATCGTGACCGTGCGCCCCAGCTTGCGGCCGAGCGCCTCGGCGATGATCGCCGGCGCCCGGCCCCTCGGCTGCTGCCCCCGCAGCCAGCGGGCCACCGAGGTCTTGTCGTAGCGCAGATCGAGACCGTGTTCCGCGCCGCACATGTTGACCCGGCGGGCGAGCCCCGCGTTGGAGCAGCCCGCTTCCTGGATGAGCGCCTGCAGCCGTTCGTTCGGCTGTCGCGCGACAAGAGGCCTTGCGGCCATGGCGTACCCCCTGCTTCATGGCTCGGTTCGCCGCACCGAGTCGACGTGTCTTCGGCAGCCGGACCCCGGAGGCGGCAAACGTGCACACCGGGAGGATCCGGACGGGAAGATCAATGCCCCACGGTCATACCTCTGATGCGAGACATGCGAGGTTTGCCGGGGTAAAAGCTGATGGCCTGTCCCTCCGGTGGCTACCCGGCCCCCGCCGCCGTTCCCCGTGCGCGCCCCCGGCCGTGCATCCATGCGCCCCGGCCCGGGAGGCGGTGCTCCTCCCCGCGCACGGGACGGGAGAAGGCCCCGCGCCCCCGCCCTCCCGGAGCGGGAGAGGGGCCCGGACGGCGGCGTAACCCCCGGTCACGGCGGGAGTTGAGTTCATCGTGGAAGAGACCATCGCGGGCCCCGAAGCCGCCCGCATCCCGAAGCAGCGCGGCGATTCGCTCCCGGAGGCCGCCGTACGTTACGCCGAGGAACGCCACTGGGACGTGTTCCCCGGGACCTGGCTGGAGGCCGTGGCCGGGACGCACCGCTGCTCCTGCGGCCGGTCCGGGTGCCCGCTGCCCGGCGCGCATCCGACGGACGACGACTGGGAGGGGCGGGCGACCAGCAGCGGGACCGTCGCCCGGCGGCTGTGGTCCGAGCGGCCGACCGCGTCGGTGCTGCTGCCCACCGGCCGCACCTTCGACGCGCTCGATGTGCCGGAGACCGCGGGCTTCCTGGCGCTCGCCCGTATGGAGCGGATGGAGCTCACGCTCGGGCCCGTGGCCCTCACCCCGGACCGGCGGATGCGGTTCTTCGTGCTGCCCGGCGCGGCGGCGAAGGTTCCCGACCTGGTGCGGAACCTGGGCTGGTCGCTCCCCTCCCTCGATCTGACCGCCCTCGGCGAGGGCTGCTACGTGGCCGCGCCGCCCACCCGTTACGGATCACAGGGCGCCGTGCAGTGGGCCTGCCGCCCGACCCCCGCGAACCGCTGGCTGCCGGACGCCGAGGAGTTGATCTCACCGCTCGCCTACGCGTGCGGAAGATCCCGTTAGGGCGGGTGTGCGCCCGGCGGCACGAGCGGTGCCGTCCGCACCCGGGGGTTCCGCCGCGGCGGTCGCGCCCGCGAGGCAGGGCTTTCTCCGGCCAGGGCCGAAAGGAAGCGCGCCCCCGTAGGCTGCTTCATATGAACGAGGGAGCTGGGGCGGGTACGGCCGCCGTACGGGTGCAGGGGCTGTGGAAGCGGTTCGGGGAACAGATCGCCGTCGCCGGGATCGACCTGGAGCTGCCCGCCGGGCGGTTCATCGGGCTCGTCGGACCGAACGGGGCCGGGAAGACCACCACCTTGTCCATGGTCACCGGGCTGCTCCGGCCCGACCAGGGCTCCGTCGAGATCGTCGGTCACGACGTCTGGCGCGACCCGGTCGAGGTCAAGGCCCGCATCGGGGTCCTGCCCGAGGGGCTGCGGCTCTTCGAGCGCCTCTCCGGGCGCGAACTCCTCGCCTACACGGGCAGGCTGCGCGGGCTGCCCGGCCCCGAGGTCGACAAGCGGGCCACCCAGCTCCTGGACGTGCTCGACCTGGCCGGGGCGCAGCACAAGCTGGTCGTCGACTACTCGACCGGTATGCGCAAGAAGATAGGCCTGGCGGCCGCGCTGCTGCACAACCCGGAAGTCCTCTTTCTCGACGAGCCCTTCGAAGGCGTCGACCCGGTCTCCGCGCAGACCATCCGCGGCGTCCTGGAGCGGTACACCGCCTCCGGCGCCACCGTCGTCTTCTCCTCCCATGTGATGGAACTGGTCGAGTCGCTGTGCGACTGGGTGGCGGTCATGGCCGCGGGACGCATCCGCGCGCACGGCCCGCTCGCCGAGGTCCGCGGCGATGCGCCCACCCTGCAACAGGCGTTCCTGGAGCTGGTGGGCGCGGGCGGCCGCGCCTCCGGCGCCGATCTCGACTGGCTCGGCGGCGGCGCCCGATGACCACCGTCGACCCCACCGCCGTCCTGGTACGGCTGAAGCTGTCCCTGCTGCGCAACGGGCTGCGGCAGTCCGCCGGACGGCGGGCCGTCTACATCACGTCCCTGGTCTTCGTGCTGCTGTACGCCGCGCTGCAGCTGCTGGGTCTGTTCGCCCTGCGCGGCCATGCGCACGTCGGCGCCGTGGTGGTGCTGCTGGTCGAGGTACTGGCGCTCGGCTGGGCGGTGATGCCGCTGTTCTTCCCGAGCAGCGACGAGACCCTCGACCCGTCCCGTCTGGTGATGCTGCCGCTGCACCCGGGCCCCCTGGTACGGGGCCTGCTGGTGGCCTCCCTGGTCGGCATCGGCCCCCTGTTCACGCTCTCCCTGCTGGCCGGTTCGGCGATCGCCACGGCGCACGGGGCGGCCGCGTACGCCACCTCGGTCGTCGCCGTCGTGCTGACCCTGCTGATCTGTGTGGCGCTGGCGCGCGCCGTCGCCACCGCCAACATCCGGCTGCTGAGCAGCCGCAAGGGCCGCGATCTGGCCGTGCTGAGCGGGCTCGTCGTGGCGGTCGGCCTGCAGTTCCTCAACTTCGGTGTGCGTCGCCTGGGTTCGGGCGGGCTGTCCCAGCTGGAGCCCGTGGGGCAGGTGGTGCGCTGGGTGCCACCCGCCTCCGCGATCGGCGCCGTGGACTCCGTCAGCCGCGGCTCCTACGGGATCGGGGCCGCCCAACTCGCGCTGAGCGCGGCGGCGCTGGCGGGACTGCTGGCCCTGTGGTCGCGCAGCCTGACCAAGGTGATGACCACACCCGACGCGTCCACCCTCCAGGCCGCCGAACCCGCCTCCGGGGAACGCTCCGCGAGGAATCTGTCCGGGCTGCTGCCCGCGGGCCGCGCCGGCACGGTGATGGAGCGCAGCCTGCGCTACATCTGGCGCGATCCCAAGACCAAGGCGGCCTGGGTGACCTCGCTCGCGATCGGACTGATCGTGCCGGTCTTCAACGCCCTCCAGGGCGTCGGCTCCCTCTACTTCGTCTGCATCGCGTCCGCGTTGCTCGGCCTGCAGATGTTCAACCAGTTCGGGCAGGACACCTCCGCGTTCTGGATGGTCGCGATGACGATCTCCTCCCCCCGGGACGCCTACGCCGAACTGCGCGGCCGTGCCCTGGCCCTGCTGCTGATCGCGCTGCCGCACCTCGCCCTGGTCACCGTGGTGATGACCGTGCTGCTCGACGCCTGGGCGAAGGTGCCCGGAGTGCTGGGGCTGTCCCTCGCCCTGCTCGGCGCGATGCTGGCGACCGGCTCCTGGGCCTCCACCCGCTTCCCCTACTCCGTCCCGCAGGAGGGCTACCGGAACGCGGCCCCCGGCCAGGCCGGACTCGTCTGGGCCTCCTTCCTCGGCGGGATGATCGCGGCGGCCCTGCTGACCTCGCCGGTGATCGCGGCGGCGATCTGGCTGAACGTCGCCGCGGGCGGCGAGCGCTGGACCTGGCTGCTGCTGCCCGTGGGCGCCGGCTACGGCGCGCTGCTCGCCCTGCTCGGCCTGCGCCTCGCGGCACCGCGGGCCGCGCGGCGGCTCCCGGAGATCCTGGCGGCGGTCAGCAAGGGCTGACGCCCGTGACGCATCGTCCCCGGTGGTGACGGCCGGACACCGGCGGGGACGGTGAGCCGGACGGTGCGGGCTCCGGAGGCACAACGATTTCGTCCCATCTTTTCCGAAGCGCATGTGGGCTGCGTCACGTTCGAGTTGAATGACGGCAAGTCAGCGGACGGACGCGCCGTCTCTGCGGACGCGGCGGCCAGGGGGTTCAGGTGAGTGCTACCCGGCGTAGGGGGACCACGGACGAACTGGGTCCGGGCGAGCCCCCGCGGGACGGTTCGGACCTTCTCGCCGCGCTCCTCGACGGAATGGACGCGGCCCTGTGCGCCTTCGACGCGAACGGGGTCGTGACGCACTGGAACCGCGAGGCCGAGCGGATCCTCGGATGGTCGGCGGCCGAGGCGGTCGGGCGGCACGGGTTCGCCGGCTGGGCCGTGCGGAGCGCCGACGCCCCGGAGGTCGAGGCGCGGCTGATGTCGGCGATGCAGGCACCCGGACGGCAGGTGCACG encodes:
- a CDS encoding bifunctional DNA primase/polymerase, with the translated sequence MEETIAGPEAARIPKQRGDSLPEAAVRYAEERHWDVFPGTWLEAVAGTHRCSCGRSGCPLPGAHPTDDDWEGRATSSGTVARRLWSERPTASVLLPTGRTFDALDVPETAGFLALARMERMELTLGPVALTPDRRMRFFVLPGAAAKVPDLVRNLGWSLPSLDLTALGEGCYVAAPPTRYGSQGAVQWACRPTPANRWLPDAEELISPLAYACGRSR
- a CDS encoding ABC transporter substrate-binding protein; the encoded protein is MTGRRRMSSPTSSRVPGTSRTRAIPRVKAALFSVGALVAGASLAVACGVVPGVPGGSGDETVTVMTWAPEKTKATNKPGMPAMAKAYERWVNAHGGLGGRKLHVLTCNDHNDYIGAAKCARLAVKEKVVAVVGSYSQFGSYTLSPLELAGIPYIGGYGLTDVEFKSVLSYPVNGGQPALLAGLGEELGKSCGPVALVRPDTVAGDQLPVLLDSGLKAGNHAPAEDVRAAEEATELDEQARRALARATGNPQGKGCVVHALDERTNTFMDSFRRLSGDYPAVRTASVLGSVDQSLIDASGGASGPYEGAYVSGWYPDAGDSRWDGMRKVIREQAFGDNRIDPADAGVQTTWIAYTVLRQTVESLGGGEVSARTIRSALDSGLQIDTGGLTPPLRWRFQDLTAVVDFPRLVNSDVTLQVVRRGRLVSARQGFVNVAKTLESTAR
- a CDS encoding ABC transporter ATP-binding protein, which produces MNEGAGAGTAAVRVQGLWKRFGEQIAVAGIDLELPAGRFIGLVGPNGAGKTTTLSMVTGLLRPDQGSVEIVGHDVWRDPVEVKARIGVLPEGLRLFERLSGRELLAYTGRLRGLPGPEVDKRATQLLDVLDLAGAQHKLVVDYSTGMRKKIGLAAALLHNPEVLFLDEPFEGVDPVSAQTIRGVLERYTASGATVVFSSHVMELVESLCDWVAVMAAGRIRAHGPLAEVRGDAPTLQQAFLELVGAGGRASGADLDWLGGGAR